The proteins below come from a single Methylobacterium sp. SyP6R genomic window:
- a CDS encoding intradiol ring-cleavage dioxygenase, producing MRDFNEHTITQAVVDRFAETPDPRLKAILTSLVRHMHDFVRDVDLSFEEWQAGIAFLTRTGQTCDQHRQEFILLSDTLGVSMLVDAINHRMPEGATETTVLGPFYVEEAPERPNGADIAGPLEGTPLLVTGSVASADGRPLAGAAVDVWHADDDGAYDVQQLDALGGLAGRAQFRTDRQGRFHFWTVMPAWYPIPADGPVGEMLNATSRHPNRPAHVHFMIAAPGHETLITHVFAANSPWLDSDAVFGVKTSLIAEFAEHPAGTAPDGRAMERPYRHLAYDFGLKPA from the coding sequence ATGCGCGACTTCAACGAGCACACCATCACGCAGGCCGTGGTCGACCGCTTCGCCGAGACGCCGGACCCGCGCCTGAAGGCGATCCTGACGAGCCTCGTGCGCCACATGCACGACTTCGTGCGAGACGTCGACCTGAGCTTCGAGGAGTGGCAGGCCGGCATCGCCTTCCTGACCCGCACCGGGCAGACGTGCGACCAGCACCGGCAGGAATTCATCCTGCTCTCGGACACGCTCGGCGTCTCGATGCTGGTCGACGCCATCAACCACCGGATGCCGGAGGGTGCGACCGAGACCACGGTGCTCGGCCCCTTCTACGTCGAGGAGGCGCCAGAGCGGCCGAACGGCGCGGACATCGCCGGCCCGCTCGAGGGTACGCCGCTCCTCGTCACCGGCTCGGTCGCTTCCGCGGACGGAAGGCCGCTCGCGGGCGCCGCGGTCGACGTCTGGCACGCCGACGACGACGGCGCTTACGACGTGCAGCAGCTCGATGCGCTCGGCGGGCTCGCCGGCCGGGCGCAGTTTCGCACCGACCGGCAAGGCCGCTTCCACTTCTGGACCGTCATGCCGGCCTGGTACCCGATCCCCGCCGACGGGCCGGTCGGCGAGATGCTGAACGCCACCAGCCGCCACCCGAACCGGCCGGCGCACGTGCATTTCATGATCGCGGCGCCCGGCCACGAGACGCTGATCACCCACGTCTTCGCGGCGAACAGCCCCTGGCTCGATTCGGACGCGGTGTTCGGGGTGAAGACCTCGCTGATCGCGGAATTCGCCGAGCACCCGGCCGGCACCGCACCGGACGGGCGGGCGATGGAGCGGCCCTACCGCCACCTCGCCTACGATTTCGGCCTGAAGCCCGCCTGA
- a CDS encoding LysR family transcriptional regulator, whose product MDRLGQLDLFVAVAETGSISGAAQIRGLSIAAASRTLAALEERLGVLLVRRSTRTLSLTDEGGKLLVRARSILADVADSEAELTGAALAPSGLLRVSASLSFSLLHIAPRLPAYHALYPNVRVHVEVSNRYVDLIDAGIDVAIRTREFEPDRAITIRRLAETRRILTAAPSYLARAGTPLHPRDLAQHALLLYIYANNPNELGFSRGAEMVRVPAHGLLESNDGQILRAAALNGHGILVQPTYIVHDDVMAGRLVPVLDDWDLPRLRINFAYPTRKHLSAKVRSFIAFVAADFESNAFTHRWTGATQRPAAGAP is encoded by the coding sequence ATGGACCGTCTCGGCCAGCTCGACCTCTTCGTGGCGGTCGCCGAGACCGGCAGCATCAGCGGGGCCGCGCAGATCCGCGGCCTGTCGATCGCCGCGGCGAGCCGCACGCTCGCGGCCCTGGAGGAGCGCCTGGGCGTGCTGCTGGTGCGGCGCAGCACCCGTACCCTCTCGCTCACGGACGAGGGCGGCAAGCTCCTGGTGCGCGCCCGCAGCATCCTGGCGGATGTCGCCGACAGCGAGGCCGAACTCACCGGTGCGGCGCTCGCTCCGAGCGGCCTGCTCCGGGTCAGCGCCTCCTTGTCCTTCTCGCTCCTCCATATCGCGCCGCGGCTGCCGGCCTACCACGCCCTCTATCCGAACGTGCGCGTGCACGTCGAAGTCTCGAACCGCTACGTCGACCTGATCGATGCCGGGATCGACGTCGCGATCCGCACCCGCGAGTTCGAGCCCGACCGCGCGATCACCATCCGGCGCTTGGCCGAGACCCGCCGCATCCTCACGGCCGCCCCGTCGTACCTCGCGCGGGCGGGTACGCCGCTCCACCCCCGGGACCTCGCGCAGCACGCCCTGCTGCTCTACATCTATGCCAACAACCCCAACGAGCTCGGCTTCTCGCGCGGGGCCGAAATGGTGCGGGTGCCGGCACACGGCCTGCTCGAATCGAACGACGGTCAGATCCTGCGCGCCGCGGCTCTGAACGGCCACGGCATCCTGGTGCAACCGACCTATATCGTCCACGACGACGTCATGGCCGGGCGCCTCGTGCCGGTCCTCGACGACTGGGACCTGCCGCGGCTTCGCATCAACTTCGCCTACCCGACCCGCAAGCACCTCTCGGCCAAGGTCCGGTCCTTCATCGCCTTCGTGGCCGCGGATTTCGAGTCGAATGCCTTCACCCACCGCTGGACCGGGGCGACGCAGCGGCCCGCCGCCGGGGCTCCGTAG
- a CDS encoding calcium-binding protein, producing MRARKHSLSLRIADQFLGELNNLQMSGARVESGMASIVFADGVVWDRLRMAVEVVDKARAAGLTNDALIGSGSADVLWGGRGNDYMSGGARGDGQDVIDDQGKFSFGIVKAGIDVLTFKGGITADNLRLIRDGESQNLKIVILDAEGRETGDRLEIIGQFGGMRTGVGIFAEALESSDGLDYVAPNLIERFLFDDGTSLDFGQITERVLKNAKTAGDDAIFRMLNSNTLDGGAGDDFLSGRQGDETYLFGRGYGRDVILDNGVNGLFDPSAHDRLTFVDEIRWTDLDFLRDGPSDTLRLRVKGTTDEVVLQNFLDTVPIVGFVNLIEDVVFGDGTAWSGLKLAQHFIDVARGPGNDTIYGFDALSDAIDGGAGDDRLIGFGGNDVYRVAAGEGNDTILDSDGDDRVVLEAHASSDARVRPAAPGSTDLVVSFAAGAQLVVRAGLGSGRLPALAFADGVVWDEAALVGRRSPAPAPGTTSWSAAAAPTPWRAAPASIP from the coding sequence TTGCGTGCCCGCAAACACAGCCTATCATTGCGCATCGCCGATCAATTCCTCGGTGAGTTGAACAATCTCCAGATGAGCGGCGCCCGGGTCGAGTCCGGAATGGCCTCGATCGTGTTCGCCGACGGGGTGGTCTGGGACCGTTTACGGATGGCGGTGGAGGTGGTCGACAAGGCCCGCGCCGCGGGCCTCACCAACGACGCGCTGATCGGCTCGGGCTCCGCCGACGTGCTGTGGGGCGGGCGCGGCAACGACTACATGTCCGGTGGCGCGCGCGGCGACGGCCAGGACGTCATCGACGACCAGGGCAAGTTCTCGTTCGGCATCGTCAAGGCGGGCATCGACGTCCTCACCTTCAAGGGCGGCATCACCGCCGACAACCTCCGGCTGATCCGCGACGGCGAGAGCCAGAACCTGAAGATCGTGATCCTCGACGCCGAGGGGCGCGAGACCGGCGACAGGCTCGAAATCATCGGCCAGTTCGGCGGCATGCGCACCGGCGTCGGCATCTTCGCGGAAGCGCTCGAGAGCAGCGACGGACTCGATTACGTCGCCCCCAACCTGATCGAACGCTTCCTGTTCGACGACGGCACCAGCCTCGATTTCGGGCAGATTACCGAGCGGGTGCTGAAGAACGCCAAGACCGCGGGCGACGACGCGATCTTCCGCATGCTGAACTCGAACACGCTGGACGGCGGCGCCGGCGACGACTTCCTGTCCGGCCGCCAGGGCGACGAAACCTACCTGTTCGGCCGCGGCTACGGCCGCGACGTGATCCTCGATAACGGGGTGAACGGCCTGTTCGACCCGTCGGCGCATGACCGGCTCACCTTCGTCGACGAGATCCGCTGGACCGACCTCGACTTCCTGCGCGACGGCCCGAGCGACACCCTGCGCCTGCGCGTCAAGGGCACGACCGACGAAGTGGTGCTGCAGAACTTCCTCGATACGGTCCCGATCGTCGGCTTCGTCAACCTGATCGAGGACGTCGTCTTCGGCGACGGCACCGCCTGGAGCGGGCTGAAGCTCGCCCAGCACTTCATCGACGTGGCGCGGGGTCCCGGCAACGACACGATCTACGGCTTCGACGCGCTCTCCGACGCGATCGACGGCGGCGCCGGCGACGACCGTCTGATCGGGTTCGGCGGCAACGACGTCTACCGCGTCGCGGCGGGAGAGGGGAACGACACGATCCTCGATTCCGACGGCGACGACCGGGTGGTGCTGGAGGCCCATGCCTCGAGCGACGCGAGGGTGCGCCCGGCCGCCCCCGGCTCGACCGACCTCGTCGTGTCCTTCGCCGCCGGCGCGCAGCTCGTCGTCCGGGCCGGGCTCGGCTCCGGCCGCCTGCCGGCGCTGGCCTTCGCCGACGGCGTGGTCTGGGACGAGGCCGCCCTGGTCGGGCGGCGATCGCCGGCCCCGGCCCCGGGGACGACGTCGTGGTCGGCAGCGGCCGCGCCGACACCCTGGCGGGCGGCACCGGCGTCGATTCCCTGA
- a CDS encoding Dabb family protein — translation MIKHIVMWRMAGASPAEKAGNAERVRTAFEGLRGRIPGLLHLEIGLDESRIDDACDVVLYTEFDSPAALDAYRDHPEHGRVRAELEGLRISRHQVDYGVGA, via the coding sequence ATGATCAAGCACATCGTGATGTGGCGGATGGCCGGTGCGTCGCCGGCCGAGAAGGCGGGCAACGCCGAGCGGGTGCGCACCGCCTTCGAGGGCCTGCGCGGTCGGATCCCCGGGCTCCTCCACCTGGAAATCGGCCTCGACGAGAGCCGGATCGACGATGCCTGCGACGTCGTCCTCTACACCGAGTTCGACAGCCCCGCGGCGCTCGACGCCTACCGCGATCACCCGGAGCACGGCCGCGTGCGGGCGGAGCTGGAGGGCCTGCGGATCAGCCGGCACCAGGTCGATTACGGGGTAGGGGCCTGA
- a CDS encoding calcium-binding protein: MATTSTGSAAATARTGSRATAGADGRGILLFGPGIALEDVVATRDRDGNLVLSLRGSDDRVTLVDPEGDPDPVVATIAFSDGRRIGTRALAASVAPSDRDDRIIVPSDLVAPSIGAAIFGEAGNDWIEGGRGADILVGGRGDGQDTIADLETADGAGLDRVRFSAGILPGDIPFLSVGPQDLVIGLSGSDDRLTVRDMFRAGGAAGDRGVELFAFADGTVWDFAEIVARAASSTGAEADTVDFGAQSEVAVTLDGGAGDDLLAGGRGNTTYVFSRGSGRDTIVEGADWAGSTDLLRLGPGLTPTDVVVVRSGDDLVPRLVGSDDSLTLRGQASAAPIDRVRFGDGTQWSAAMLAGRALSPEAAERSLGCRSADPFGDPAFAGAAAGPGGGSARASSTIGLVRTPTRRLPANTLAAVGSASPLGSGLYQLTPDRSWQTGAVWGSVDLANSVVWTTRMYFGASEGGADGVSFALQNTGPAALSSSVINVGALVPGSFGILFDTYGQSTDFGRFVVDGDVGNGSPEPRRDFVQLEDGTWHDVVITWDAAAKTFTYTVDGATAGAKAYDPVTALFKGDGTVWYGYWSRRRPEPTGSASAAPAPPMRAGRRPARGPTSSSAPRPTRSWRAAPATTG; the protein is encoded by the coding sequence GTGGCAACGACGTCTACCGGTTCGGCCGCGGCGACGGCCAGGACCGGATCGAGAGCAACGGCCGGCGCCGACGGCCGGGGCATCCTGCTGTTCGGCCCCGGCATCGCGCTGGAGGACGTGGTCGCGACCCGCGACCGCGACGGCAACCTCGTCCTGTCGCTGCGCGGCAGCGACGACCGCGTCACGCTGGTCGATCCCGAAGGCGACCCGGACCCTGTCGTCGCCACCATCGCCTTTTCGGACGGGCGGCGGATCGGCACCCGGGCACTGGCCGCCTCGGTCGCGCCGAGCGACCGCGACGACCGCATCATCGTGCCGTCCGACCTCGTCGCGCCCTCGATCGGTGCGGCGATCTTCGGCGAGGCCGGCAACGACTGGATCGAGGGCGGCCGCGGGGCGGACATCCTCGTCGGCGGCCGCGGCGACGGCCAGGACACCATCGCGGATCTCGAGACCGCGGACGGCGCCGGCCTCGACCGGGTGCGCTTTTCGGCCGGCATCCTGCCCGGCGACATCCCGTTCCTGTCGGTCGGGCCGCAGGACCTGGTGATCGGGCTATCCGGCAGCGACGACCGTCTCACCGTGCGCGACATGTTCCGCGCCGGCGGAGCCGCGGGCGATCGCGGCGTCGAGCTCTTCGCCTTCGCCGACGGGACGGTGTGGGACTTCGCCGAGATCGTGGCGCGGGCCGCTTCCTCGACCGGGGCGGAGGCCGACACGGTCGATTTCGGGGCGCAGTCGGAGGTCGCCGTCACCCTCGATGGCGGGGCCGGCGACGACCTCCTGGCCGGTGGCCGCGGCAACACGACCTACGTCTTCAGCCGCGGCTCCGGCCGCGATACGATCGTGGAGGGTGCCGATTGGGCGGGATCGACCGACCTGCTGCGGCTCGGGCCCGGCCTCACGCCGACCGACGTCGTGGTGGTGAGGAGCGGCGATGACCTCGTCCCGCGGCTCGTCGGCAGCGACGACAGCCTGACGCTCCGCGGGCAGGCGAGCGCAGCCCCGATCGACCGCGTGCGCTTCGGCGACGGAACGCAGTGGTCGGCCGCGATGCTGGCCGGGCGCGCCCTCTCGCCCGAGGCCGCGGAGCGGAGTCTCGGCTGCCGGAGCGCCGACCCGTTCGGCGATCCGGCCTTCGCCGGTGCCGCCGCAGGCCCGGGCGGCGGGTCCGCCCGGGCCTCCTCGACCATCGGCCTCGTGCGCACGCCGACCCGCCGGTTGCCGGCGAACACCCTCGCCGCCGTGGGATCGGCCTCGCCCCTCGGCAGCGGCCTCTACCAGCTGACGCCGGACCGGAGTTGGCAGACCGGGGCGGTCTGGGGCAGCGTCGATCTGGCCAACAGCGTCGTGTGGACGACGCGGATGTATTTCGGGGCCTCCGAGGGCGGCGCCGACGGCGTCTCCTTCGCGTTGCAGAACACCGGACCTGCCGCGCTGTCGTCCTCGGTCATCAATGTCGGCGCCCTGGTCCCGGGCTCCTTCGGCATCCTGTTCGACACCTACGGCCAGTCGACCGATTTCGGCCGCTTCGTCGTCGACGGCGACGTCGGCAACGGCAGCCCCGAGCCGCGCCGCGACTTCGTCCAGCTCGAGGACGGCACCTGGCACGACGTCGTCATCACCTGGGACGCGGCGGCCAAGACCTTCACCTACACGGTGGACGGCGCGACGGCCGGAGCCAAGGCCTACGACCCCGTCACCGCGCTGTTCAAGGGCGACGGCACGGTCTGGTACGGCTACTGGTCACGGCGCAGGCCGGAACCAACCGGCTCGGCTTCCGCGGCACCGGCTCCACCGATGCGCGCTGGCAGGCGGCCGGCGCGGGGGCCGACCTCATCGTCGGCACCGCGTCCGACGAGATCCTGGCGGGCGGCGCCGGCGACGACCGGCTGA
- a CDS encoding maleylacetate reductase yields MEAFRFPGLPTRVVFGHGTLAQVPREMETLGRSRAVVLSTPQQRGQAEALARLLGDRAVGVIAEAVMHTPVAVTEAAVARVRALDADCVIAIGGGSTTGLGKAIALRTDLDQIVVPTTYAGSEMTPILGETRDGAEPGQKAKTTQKSRDILPEVVVYDVDLTLGLPAGLTATSGLNAVAHAVEALYAEDRNPIVSLMAEEAIRALARALPMIAAAPQDRAARAEALYGAWLAGACLGTVGMALHHKLCHVLGGSFDLPHAETHTVVLPHAAAYNAPAAPEAMARVARALGAADAPQGLYDLAASLGAPTTLEAIGMPETGLDRAAEAAVASPYWNPRALERGAIRRLLDDAFHGRRPDAAV; encoded by the coding sequence ATGGAGGCGTTCCGCTTTCCCGGCCTGCCGACCCGCGTGGTGTTCGGGCACGGCACCCTCGCGCAGGTGCCGCGCGAGATGGAGACCCTCGGGCGCTCCCGCGCGGTCGTGCTCTCGACGCCGCAGCAGCGGGGACAGGCCGAGGCGCTCGCTCGCCTCCTGGGAGATCGCGCCGTCGGGGTGATCGCGGAGGCGGTGATGCACACGCCCGTCGCCGTGACCGAGGCCGCGGTGGCGCGGGTGCGGGCCCTCGATGCGGATTGCGTGATCGCGATCGGGGGCGGCTCGACGACGGGGCTCGGCAAGGCGATCGCGTTGCGCACCGACCTCGACCAGATCGTGGTGCCGACGACCTATGCCGGCTCGGAGATGACGCCGATCCTCGGCGAGACCCGCGACGGTGCCGAGCCGGGCCAGAAGGCCAAGACCACGCAGAAATCGCGAGACATCCTGCCGGAGGTGGTGGTCTACGACGTCGACCTCACGCTCGGCCTGCCCGCGGGCCTTACGGCGACCTCGGGCCTCAACGCCGTCGCGCACGCGGTCGAGGCGCTCTACGCTGAGGATCGCAACCCGATCGTCTCCTTGATGGCCGAGGAGGCGATCCGGGCCCTCGCCCGGGCCCTGCCGATGATCGCGGCCGCGCCGCAGGATCGTGCCGCGCGGGCGGAGGCGCTCTACGGCGCGTGGCTCGCCGGGGCCTGCCTCGGCACGGTCGGCATGGCACTGCACCACAAGCTCTGCCACGTGCTCGGCGGCTCTTTCGATCTGCCGCATGCCGAGACGCATACGGTCGTGCTGCCCCATGCCGCCGCCTACAACGCCCCGGCCGCGCCGGAGGCCATGGCCCGGGTCGCCCGTGCCCTCGGGGCGGCGGACGCGCCGCAAGGCCTCTACGACCTCGCCGCCTCGCTCGGTGCGCCGACGACCCTGGAGGCGATCGGCATGCCGGAGACGGGGCTCGACCGGGCGGCGGAGGCGGCGGTGGCGAGTCCCTACTGGAACCCGCGGGCGCTGGAGCGGGGTGCGATTCGCCGGCTGCTCGACGACGCGTTCCACGGGCGCCGTCCGGACGCGGCGGTGTAG